The DNA window CACTCAATCATTTAAAGAGAACAACAAAGAAGCTGACGAACCAGGGAACCAACAACCGAGTGAGCAAGCTATTGTTGACTCACCAGAGGGCAATGAGAACCAAGCTGAACAAACTAAACTACGTGACACTGAAACTGGTGGGCCAGAAGACATTGAGGCCTCAGAAAATACCAATCAGAAGAACAACAGAATATCTCAAGTGGAAACTTCAGATCATTCAGGAAAAAAAGCCTCAGGAGTTCAGCAGCTGGTTGAGAACAAAAAAGATGCTCCAAACTCAACCCAGGATGCACCAGGTGATGTCCAAGCATTTAGTAAATCCAAGGAGAGCTCAAGGTCTTCCGAAGAACCCAAGGTGCAGCTTCAGTCTGAGGACGAGACCGGTGAAACTGAGTCACCACGCTCAGAAACCAGGCAACCTAGAGAAGGAGACCTTCCAGCAAATAGCTACCAGAACAACAGTAGACAATATCAGGCAGAAACTTCAGATAAATCTGACGAACAATCTTATCCTGGTATTCCGAACAAGGACAGGGGCTCGGGCAGATCGGATGACTCAGCCGATCCAACCAAGCCTGGCGACATGGAAGATTAAGTCCCGGAAAACCGCTGTGCTATGGCTCGTCGACCAACACATTACGTTGGAATCCCTTACTGAATAAAGGCCAAGCGAGGCTGCAAGAGCAAGCATTTTGCGAATTCATCTGTTTTAAAATTTATCTTATTTTCTTTTCTTATCCGTTATTATCATCTAATAAGGTCAACTCCGGTGCCATCCTGGGGTTGATGTCACTGTACTGTACATGTATGTTCTCTTGTTGTGCCTGTCCAAGCACATTTTTACCCTGAGTTTTCGAACAGTGAGAATGCAACGATTTATTCTTTTCTGACAagactttttttttgaaattcaGCAATTCTGTTTCCAACGGTCTAATTTTCACTGTGGCTCTCTGCAAGTTTGTGGTGCTTGTGTAGCTGTGATGTGGAGTAGGGTGGTGGTCCTGTGTATTCGCAtctggccgccggcgccgaaaGGGGCCATAATTGAATCGCGCCACGCCAGCTCTGTTCTGTCCTTCAGTTTGCCCGTCGGTCCCACTCGAGTCCAACGGCCACCGCGACGTAGGCAGGGTCCGTCCACCAACAAGCTTCATTGCGCTCGCGCCAGTGCGCACACGCAGACGGAGTGACAGTGTCAGACGGACAGGCGggtgccggccggccgccccgCCATGGCGGACGCGGGGGTGACGGGGGTGGTGGCGAAGCTGGgcgagctggcggcggcggaggcgacggcgctgcTGCGCGTCGACGCCGAGATCCGGGCGCTGCGCCGGAAGCTGGCCTACCTGCAGGCGCTCGTCCGCGGGGCCGACCGccagcgccgcggccgcgccagCGAGCTGCTCCTGCTCTGGCTGCGCGAGACCAGGGAGGTCGCCTTCGAGGTCGAGGACGCCGTCGACGAGTTCCACCTCCGCGTCGAGGccttccacctccgccgccgccgggccagctggtggggctggggctgGCACCGCGACGCCGTCTGCCTCGTCCAGGGCCTCGTCACGCAGGTGAATTTCGCTAAGCCCTCGCTGGTCGTCATTTATCAATTATCAGCGCGGATGATGGTCCTCCCAGTCGCGGGTACAATAATTTTCATCTCGTATTTGTGCTTGTAGTTCGTCTCGTAGTCGTGGGTAGGCTGCATTCTTCTATAAATCCATCGGTGCAAAATAAAATGGAGCTATATGCTTCCGATTTTGTGTGGATACTGACGGGGTTGTTTCTTGCTGTCCATCGAATGTACTGATCACATTGCCCCTGCCGCCGCTTCATTCAGGACTTGGACTTGTgttctgaaatttgacactaaCGTGTAGACTTTGATAACATGCCTTTCCTAATTTCTACGGTCAGACATATGTGCTTCTTGTGCATAGTTCCAGAGATTCTTGCTCGATAGCTCAGCTCTTCTTTGGGAATCAGTGCAGAATTAAACAACTTGTGATCGTGGGCAAACAAATATGTGATCTGCGAATGTCCCTTTTTGGTTGTTTGTTTGAGAACCAGGCATATgctggtttggtttggtttagCAAATCGTGAGTACAGTTCACTTTCCACAGATCTTAGTTTGGGACTTTAGGTGCCAATGGTTGCATGTCTCTATGCTGATGGTTTGCAAATTACTATGCTATGCAGATTTTTGTACGTCATGGGCTGTCAAATCAGGTATATAAGATCAATGAAAGGATCGATGAACTTAATCAGAACAAGGAAACATATCAAATTGAAAGTTCTCCTTCTGAAATTTGGAGTTCATCATCAGTCGAAGTCGATCCAGATTGGTACATCACTATCCAGTGTTCATTTTTTAATCTTTTTGTACTTTAATTTGACCTTTTTACTCTTTACCCTTCCTTCATGTCTTACCGGTACACAGTTCCTTCTCATTTTAAAGTGGTTACTCTTCCCATTTTACTTTTCCCTGTTCCTTTTTGTTCTGTGTGTTTGTGCACCTCACTGGTAAATGTAGATAAAGTTGCAAATGATCTTATGGTCCCATCTTTTACCAATGAGAAAATATCCTTTGCTCCTACTATCTACTAGTTCTAGTGTCCAAATGTTTGGTACTTCATTTCAACAAGTATAAATCATGACATCTGTTAGCATGGCTATATTAGGCAGGGTTCTTGCTAAGTTTGGCAAGCTTCTTTTGGGTTTAGGTAGGTGCGGCAGCACAGGCATGTTGCCTTGTGCGCCCCCTCCTCTTTTTGGTCAGCTGGTTATAATGGGCAAGGATCTTCCCTGATAGGATTGTTTCCTATTCCCGTGAACATCCTTGCCCATATGTACTCGAGCCTTCTGCTCCCATTATGCAATCTATTCCCAATTCATTGTCTATCATGGTATCAGAGATTTCTTCGCTTCCGCTCAACTAGCGCGCCAGCCCTTCGCCGTACAGCGCTCGCACGCCGGCCTCCCTACCGTGCAGCGCCATGACTGGCACTCCGCCTCTATCGCCCAAGGGCGCCACCACCGAGGACAAGgcggctgctgccgctgctggccTCGTCGACCCGTCTGCCTCGACCATCCTCACCGGTGTCCAGCAGGATGAAGTCACCGCCCGCCTGGCCAAGGAAAAGACCAGCGCCACCGCCTTGGAGCTCCAGCAGACCTACGTCGCGGCCCTTGCCCGGCTCGccgaggcagaggaggaggccCGCGACGCCGCCTTGGTGCGCGCAGCTCGGGAGCGGGCGGCCGCCAAGGCTGCCGCCGCAGCCCTCGCTCCCCCGCACGATGATGGCGCCTCCTTCGCGCCCGCGCCTGTGGATCTCCATGGCGCCATGCTGCTGCAGGAGGCCGCCGCCCTCCTCAACCTCCATGCCCAGGCCGTCGCCGTCAACAACATCCGGAGCCTCGTCCCCATCGTCCTCGACGTCGACTCCAGTAACTTCAACCGTTGGCGTGATCAGTTTTTACTGACCCTCGGCAAGTTCTCCCTCCAGGACCATGTCCACCTCGACGCCCCGGTCCCCTCCCCGAATTGGGATCGGATGGATTGCGTCGTCAAGTCCTGGATCCTCGGCTCCCTCACCGACGACCTCGCTGAGATCGTCTCCTCCCAGGGCTGCACTGCTCGGGACACTTGGCTCGCCATTGAGTCCCAGTTCCTTGGGAACCGGGAGATACGCGCCATCCAGCTTGAAACGAGGTTCCGCAACTTCGTCCAGGGCGACCTCTCCATCGCCGAGTACTGCCGCCGCCTCAAGAAGATGGCCGACGACCTTGGCGCCCTCGGGGAAGTCATCACCGACCGCACCCTTGTCCTCAACGTGATCCGTGGCCTCAATGAGCGCTTCACCCACGTCGGCGCCCTGCTCCGTCGCGCTCGTCCCTTCCCCTCCTTCCTCGACGCCCGCGAGGACCTCACCCTGGAGGAGCTCACCCTGGCGAACCAGCAGCCTTCTCCAGCCGCCGCTTTTGCCGCCACCACCAAATTCTCGCCGCAGCCCCCGCAGCCCTCAGGCTCCAACTCCGTGGGGACCGGCCACGGGAACAGCTCCAAGAACAACAGCCGTTGCAGCAAACGTGGCGGCAGCAACGGCGGCGGagggcaacagcagcagcagcgccccAGCggcgggcagcagcagcagcagggcaGCGCACAGCAGCAGCAGTCCGGCGCGAAGGCAGCTGCGCCGCCGGCTGGTCCCTGGCCATCGGTTTACAACCCGTGGACAGGCACCATCCACATGTGGCCCGGCGCACGTCCTCCACTGGCGCCGATTCCCCAGcctcgtcctccgcagcaggcCTTCGTCGCCCAGCAGCAGCCCCCTGCGGCATCTGCTCCTTCTGCACCGACTGAGGGGGCCGGCCAGTGGGCTCCGCCGGGGTTCTACCACCCCATGgccggcctgccctcctgggaCACCCAGTCGCTGGCTTCTGCATTCAGCACGGCGacactgcagcagcccccgaccAACGAGTGGTACTTCGACTCAGGTGCTACTTCCCACATGACATCTTCTTCCAGCAGTCTTTCACACTTTTTTTCCCCGCGGTATCCTACTCCTTCATCCATTGTTGTCGGTAATGGTTCCCTGCTTCCCGTGGTTGGCACCGGCTCTACTGAATTACCTCACTCTTTATTCCTTAATAATATCCTTGTGTCTCCACAAATTATTAAGAATCTTATTTCAGTTCGCCAATTTACTATCGACAATAATTGCTCTGTTAAGTTTGACCCTGCTGGTTGTTCTGTGAAGGATCTGCAAACTCGGAACGTGATCGTCAGGTGCAATAGCTCTGGGGCCTTGTACCCCCTGCACCTTCCTCCAGCTCAGTCCTTGGTCGCCAAGGCCGCCTCCCCCTTGTGGCACCGCCGTCTCGGTCATCCTGGCCATGAAGCTCTATCTAAGCTCGCGTCTAGCGTCTCCATTCCCTTAGAGGATTGCTCAGATTTATGTCATGCTTGTCAGCTAGGGCGCCATGTTCGCTTGCCCTTTCATGCGTCTGTCTCTCGTGCGTCTCATAAGTTTGATCTTATACATTGTGATCTCTGGACATCCCCAGTCGTCAATATATCTGGTTATAAATATTACTTGGTCATTCTTGATGATTGCACACATTATTTGTGGACTTTTCCTCTTCGTCTTAAATCTGACACTTTTAGCATGCTCGCGAACTTCATTGCCTATGCCTCTACTCAGTTCGACACCTCTGTGAAGGCCGTCCAGTGCGACAACGGGCGTGAGTTTGATAACTCCAGCGCCCGTATCTTCCTTCTCAGCCAGGGCATCCACCTTCGCATGTCTTGTCCCTACACCTCGCCTCAGAATGGTAAAGCTGAACGCATCATTCGGTCAATCAATAATGTTGTTCGCTCCCTGCTGTTCCAGGCATCCATGCCCCCCTCGTATTGGGTCGAGGCGCTCTCCACCACAACAGGGCTGCTCAACATCTTGCCGACCAAGACCCTTGCTTTCTCTACGCCGCACCTTGCTTTGCATGGCACTCCACCGGTGTATGATCAACTACGGGTCTGCCCTGTGCATCTTCCTTGGCTATTCCGACCATCACAAAGGATACCGCTGCCTTGACCTCTCCTCCAATCGCATCATCATCTCGAGGCATGTCATCTTTGATGAAACTGCCTTTCCCTTTGCTGATCGCGATGGACCACGCTCTCCTGCGGCCTTCGAGTTTCTTGATACTCCTGACACTGTGTCTGATCCTATTGGACCACAACACAAGTTTTTGCCTGCAGGAATTCTCCCTGGCGACCATGGATCGTCGGCCGCCACCACAGGCACCACCGCTTGCACCCGAGGACCCTGTGGTGCCACCCCTTGTGTTGGTGCCTGCACTCTACGTCCCACCAGGACGGCGCGCGCCGCCCTCACCCGCGCCACGCACGGCCCCGTTGCCCTCCTCCCCCGCGCCACGCGCGGCATCGACGCCCCTTCCCGCGCCACGCGCGGCACCGTCGTCATCGCCTGTTGCGTCCCCGCACCCCGACTACATCTCGCCTGCGCTCCGCGCAGCGCCGATGTCCCCGAGCGCCGCCACGCGCGGCCCACCGCCGGGACCGCCGGGCTTCCCGCCTCTCCAGGCTCCGGCGCGCGTCATCACCAACGTCTACACGCACCGGGAACGCGTGGCCCCTATTCCGGCGCCACCCGCACCGTCTCCAGCGCCAGCGCTCCCGTCCCCACCTCCAGCGCCGCTTCCCAAGGGTGCTGTTGCTATCCAGCCAGTAACCAACCAGCACTCGATGGCGACGCGTGCTAAGCGTGGCTTTCGCGTTCCAGCTCACTTCCATGCTACGCCGCTCGCCCCAGTGCCCAAGACCTCGATGACCCGAGTTGGCGCACCGCCATGGAGGAAGAGCATGCTGCCCTTCTGCAGAACCACACTTGGGATCTCGTgcctcgaccacctcgtgcCAACGTGGTGACGGGCAAGTGGATCTTCAAGCACAAGTTCCATGCAGATGGGACACTGGAGCGGTACAAAGCGCGCTGGGTTCTTCGGGGTTTCACCCAACGCCCaggtgtggatttctctgaGACGTTCAGTCCTGTGGTAAAGCCAGCTACGGTTCGCACAGTTCTCTCCCTGGCACTGTCTCGGCAGTGGCCCGTGCACCAGCTTGATGTGAAGAATGCCTTCCTGCATGGCACTCTGTCCGAGACAGTGTACTGCGTTCAGCCGTCCGGATTTGAAGACCCTGCACACCTAGACTCAGTGGCGGAGCCAGCAACAAATTTATGGTGTGGCGAGTGCATGACACAAACTAAAACGCAAGACACAAAATCAAAAGCACCATAGAGATTATAGATGTTACCTCTTATATGATGCATTAAAATTACTTGCGAGCAGTACAATCCACATAAACATATCAATAAATGATGAACCTGCAAATTTAAGACATAGTTAGTGATCAAAACTAATTTAACATGTATAgaaaaaaattcataacaaaaCTAGAATATGCATACCAATTAAGATCTAAGACATTGCATTTTcttgtctttctttttttgaaatGCCTTTTTAATTTGTTGAAGATCAAGACCTTTGAATATTTCTGTAGTTCTGTTAAAGCAGATCTGCAGATATATCAAGTTATCAACACTCAACAGCAATTTAACTTCTTGAAGGCTTGAAGCTTTGCAAAATTGCAACTCCAACAGCCCTGTTATTCCCAAATCCTAAAGACCCAATTACCCAAACGAGcaggggcgggggggggggggggggagcagggctgcagcctgcaggagTGCAGCTGTGCAGCCGTGCAGGGGCTGGGGgctggggcggcgcgcgggccgcgggccgcgggggggagcaggggtaGCACgcagggggcagcggcggcggcgcggaggccggagggggtgggggggaccgggggagagagggggcggcggcggcggcgcggggggagcagggcaggggcgcggcgcagggagcagggcggcggcgctcgggcctCGGGGGAGCAGGGCGGCGTCGCAGGGGGAGCAGGGCAGGGGCGCGGCACGgggagcagggcggcggcgcggcgcggggagcagggcggcggcgctcgggcctcggggggagcagggcggcgtcgcgggggggagcagggcaggggcgcggcgcgcggcggcgctcaggcctcggggggagcagggcggcggcgctcgggcctCGAGGGGAGCAGgatggcggcgcgggggggagcagggcAGGGGCCgaggggcgggcgggcggcggcgcgggggggggggggagcagagccggagcagcgggcggcgggagcaggcgcaggggcgggcgggcgggcgggcggcctaAAAAATTTGGTACCGATTCGTGATTCGTGCGTAGGTATGGCGGTTGCCATACCTTGCCACGTTAGTAGCTCCGCCACTGCCTAGACTTTGTTTGTCGATTGAACAAGTCTCTCTACGGGTTGAAGCAGGCTCCTCGCGCATGGTTCAGCCGGTTTGCCACATATTTGCTCTCCCTTGGTTTTGTTGAGGCCAAGTCAAACACGTCACTCTTTGTCTTCCAACGTGGATCCGACACTGCCTATTTGCTGCTCTATGTTGACGACATCGTCCTCACCGCTTCCTCACCTGCCCTCCTGCGCCGGATCATCTCGGCCCTGCAGCAGGAGTTCTCCATGGAGGATCTCGGTGTGCTGCATCACTTCTGGTATGCATGTTCAGCCCTCCGGCGCTGGTCTTCTTCTCTCTCAAAAGCAGTACATGGTGGAGCTTCTTGATCGCGCAGGGATGTCAGAGTGCAAGCCTTGCCTGACACCGGTTGACACCAATCCCAAGGTTGCAGCAGCAGATGGTGTGCCGGTGACTGATGCTTCGGATTTTCGAAGTCTTGCTGGTGCTCTACAGTGGCTGACATTCACCCGGCCTGATATTGCCTATGCTGTTCAGCAAGTTTGCCTTCACATGCATGATCCTCGGGAGCCACACCTTGCTGCGCTAAAGCGGATTCTTCGCTACATTCGCGGCACTCTTGATCTTGGCCTCCTGCTGCAACCATCTACAGCGACTGATCTTGTGGTCTACACTGATGCTGATTGGGCTGGTTGTCCGGATACGCGCAGGTCCACCTCGGGCTATGCTGTGTTCCTTGGTGACAACCTCATCTCCTGGTCCTCCAAGCGTCAGAACACCGTCTCGAGGTCAAGTGCTGAAGCTGAGTATCGCGCTGTGGCTAATGGAGTTGCAGAAGCTACATGGCTGCGCCAGCTCCTCTTGGAGCTCCACACCCCTCTTCGCCGCGCTACACTGGTGTATTGTGACAACATCAGTGCTGTCTACATGACCTCCAACCCCGTCCAGCATCAACGCACCAAGCACATCGAGATTGATCTACACTTCGTCGGAGAACGGGTTGCTGTTGGTGATCTTCATGTCCTGCATGTACCGACGACTTCACAGTATGCAGACATCTTCACCAAGGGCCTCCCAACCTCAGTCTTTACTGAATTCAGGACCAGTCTGAACGTGCGCAGTGGCTGACGATCTGACTGCGGGGGGGGGTGTTAGCATGGCTATATTAGGCAGGGTTCTTGCTAAGTTTGGCAAGCTCCTTTTAGGTTTAGGTAGGTGCGGTAGCACAGGCATGTTGCCTTGTGCGCCCCCTCCTCTTTTTGGTCAGCTGGTTATAATGGGCAAGGATCTTCCCTGATAGGATTGTTTCCTATTCCCGTGAACATCCTTGCCCATATGTACTCGAGCCTTCTGCTCCCATTATGCAATCTATTCCCAATTCATTGTCTATCAACATCAAGTTTAAGATCACCAAACTGTGAAAGTATATGCCCTGTCCTAGTTTGCTAATTAGGTTTGACCACTTCTAAAAATATTATATTGTGAACACATGTTGGTATCTTGGTAGATTTTGGTATCATTAGTTCATCCTATACTATCTCTAAAGCATTGGAACTTGGAATGTGATGGTCACTGTTGTGACTGGGAGTACTCTTTCAAGATGTGAGAAGGGTTGAAGAATTGGTTGTGTTTGCTCCTTTACCATATTAAGGAGCGGGAAAAGGACCAATCAGTGTTGTGTGTCTTAGATCACATGGAATGACAGAAAACAATTCCATCATTTACCTCATAATGTTTCAGCAAATTTATTGTGTTGATTCATGCTGAAGTGATGTATTCAATTAGATAATACATTATACAGTATGCGGTATTCCTCTGCCCTGAATAAGTTTAATATATTGCTACTGAAAAAAATAGATTGACAATATAATAATTAGTACATGTACTGATAAGGCCCCACAAAAAGGAAGACAAGTGAGGCCTAAAACCAAATTTCATATTGAGTTTTATGGAATTATGAACTTTTCAGTGTACCAAACCAAAGTGCCCTTTGGAAATACATAATGTGTTATACGCTTCTTTTATTCTAGCAACTATGCACGTTGCAAGCAAACTATATTGTTGTAAACTCATAACTTCAATACTGAAAGTAGTGCTGACTGAAACATGCTGCAGGTATGAGGATAAATATGTTATGGGCTCTAGACAAGATGAATTTGAGACCCTCAAGAACCGTATTATGAACAAAGATGGAAACATTTCTCACCGGGCTGTCATCTCAATTTTGGGGGAGCGTGGCATTGGAAAGACCACACTTGCAAAAAAGTTGTACAACGACCCAGATATCATGAAACACTTTGAGGTGCATGCATGGGTATGTCTTCCACCACATATCAGGTTCAGGGACTATGTAGAGATTATGTACATGCAAGTCAGCTCACAGATCCCAGAAGCTCCTGGTGATGATGAATTCACTGATAAGGAACTCAAGCTTTCGCAGAACCTTCACAACAGGACATACCTAGTTGTTCTTGATGGTTTGATTAGCATTAGCGACTGGAACTCGCTGGTCGACGTGCTGCCAGATACCAATGGCAGCCGGATCTTACTCACCACACATCTCAATATGAAGGAAATCAGTCACATTGATCCACAGATAGCTCCCATGGAGCTTCCTTATCTTGACATGAAACACGGAGAACAGCTGTTTTGTCAACGAGTTTTTGGTGCAAAAGAACCTCCACAAATTTATTGGAGCAAGGGTTACTATGAAAAAGTTCACAATATATCAACAGGTCTACCTCTGGCCATTGCGGTGCTTGCAGGAGTATTACGATCAAAGGTTATTCCCATGGAGTGGGACGATGTCTTTGAACAACTCGAGTCCAATGGCCAGCCAAAACCAGTTAGAAGCATATGGTCTTTGGCTTTTGACGACTTGCCACACTACCTTAAGTCATGTTTCCTCTACTTTGCATCCGTGTCAGAAAATGTTATTCTTTACCCAGATCGTCTAGTGCGTCTGTGGATCGCTGAGGGTTTTGTAGTGCCAAAGAAGGCAGAAAGTCTGGAGGATGTTGGGTTTGACTATCTAAAAGAGCTGGTCTCAAGAGGGTTAGTCCAGGTCATGGAGAAGGATGCTGGAGGATGCATCAAGCTGGTATCCATCCACAATCTGCTCCATGCCTTTATGGAATCTGAAGCACAGGACTCTAGTTTCCTTGAAATCCACCATCATGCTAATGTTGCAAATCCAAACGCAGTCCGGCGCCTTGCCATACAAAACTATGTGGATGCATATGTCTACATTCCTGATGCGTTCCCCAAGCTGCGCTCTCTTCTCTGCGATTTTGCAGAAGACCAACGCAGCAGCTCAAGCTTTGGAGAGCTGCAACCTCAGTCTTTATGGGGCAACCTTGCGGGGTTGTGCTCGAGAGCCTGTAGCATTTCAGAGAACGTTGGCTCAAACACATTACATGGACTCCACTTCTTGCAGGGCTCCAGATTCCTCCGAGTCATCGACCTGAATGGTCTTAAGATGCAAAAGCTACCAGATGAGATTGGAAGCATAATCCACTTGAGGTACCTTGGCATTAGGAACAGCAACTTGGAGGAGCTCCCCTCATCCATGTATAAGCTTGACAATCTCCAGACATTGGACGTAAGGAGAACAAATGTTGGAAGAACTGTAGATGAATTTTGGGAAATTGAAGCGCTACGGCATGTCCTTGCTGAGAAAATGCTTTTGCCTAATTGTTCAGTTCCCTTGAATAATTTGATGACACTGAGTGGTGTGGTGCCTTCTGATTTGTGGGATGAGAAGAAGTGCCCCTTGAACAATATGATCTATCTCCGATCACTGTCTTTGTCTGGCATTTCTGCACGCCATACTACCGCACTTTCAGCTGCTCTAAGAAAAATGGAATTTCTTGCATACCTAAATTTATCAGGTGAAGTCCTTCCATCTAACATGTTCACTACCACAAGCATGCGTCGTCTCCAGGTCCTCATCCTGTATGGTAAGCTTGAAGGAATAAATGATTTGCTGGGTGATCGCTATGTCCTACCAAACCTTACCATTCTCCATTTGAATAAATTAGAACTGTCACAGCAATTTGTGGATAAACTTGCTCTATTGCCATGCCTTGCTGAGATGGAGCTCTCAGTTGTTTCATTCAGTGAGACAACAATGTTCTTCCATGACGGGTTCCCGAGCCTCACAAAACTGAAGCTTAAGGAAGTGTCTACAATACAGGAGTTAGTGATAGGCAAAGGGGCAATGCCAATGCTTTCCATCTTAGCCATGTATGATTGTGATAGCTTAAATACCCTTAAAGTCTTGAATGGATCGGAACACCTCCAAGAAGTGGCAATCTACAAAATGCCAGGGATTATCGATAATATAAAGCTTGAGGACGAGAAGCTTTTCGACAAGATCAAACGCCTGACTACCCCCATGATGGTAACAGACCGGGGAGTTGTTCCTGGTCATTTTGTCAGAAGGGCAGGTATACCGCATGAACAACACATCACAGTGGCTTCTGAATCATGTTTCAGTAGCATGGAGGATGCTGGTCCTGGTGCAGCTAAAGCAGCAGACGACATTCAAGTAATAGTGTAATACAGTCCTGGTGCATGGATTAAGTCATTCTCGGAGTAGCATGTTTACATATAAATGCAGTAGAAGCATGCCGGCCACAAGTTATGTACAGAATTAAGA is part of the Panicum hallii strain FIL2 chromosome 2, PHallii_v3.1, whole genome shotgun sequence genome and encodes:
- the LOC112882795 gene encoding disease resistance protein RPP13-like; translated protein: MADAGVTGVVAKLGELAAAEATALLRVDAEIRALRRKLAYLQALVRGADRQRRGRASELLLLWLRETREVAFEVEDAVDEFHLRVEAFHLRRRRASWWGWGWHRDAVCLVQGLVTQIFVRHGLSNQVYKINERIDELNQNKETYQIESSPSEIWSSSSVEVDPDWYEDKYVMGSRQDEFETLKNRIMNKDGNISHRAVISILGERGIGKTTLAKKLYNDPDIMKHFEVHAWVCLPPHIRFRDYVEIMYMQVSSQIPEAPGDDEFTDKELKLSQNLHNRTYLVVLDGLISISDWNSLVDVLPDTNGSRILLTTHLNMKEISHIDPQIAPMELPYLDMKHGEQLFCQRVFGAKEPPQIYWSKGYYEKVHNISTGLPLAIAVLAGVLRSKVIPMEWDDVFEQLESNGQPKPVRSIWSLAFDDLPHYLKSCFLYFASVSENVILYPDRLVRLWIAEGFVVPKKAESLEDVGFDYLKELVSRGLVQVMEKDAGGCIKLVSIHNLLHAFMESEAQDSSFLEIHHHANVANPNAVRRLAIQNYVDAYVYIPDAFPKLRSLLCDFAEDQRSSSSFGELQPQSLWGNLAGLCSRACSISENVGSNTLHGLHFLQGSRFLRVIDLNGLKMQKLPDEIGSIIHLRYLGIRNSNLEELPSSMYKLDNLQTLDVRRTNVGRTVDEFWEIEALRHVLAEKMLLPNCSVPLNNLMTLSGVVPSDLWDEKKCPLNNMIYLRSLSLSGISARHTTALSAALRKMEFLAYLNLSGEVLPSNMFTTTSMRRLQVLILYGKLEGINDLLGDRYVLPNLTILHLNKLELSQQFVDKLALLPCLAEMELSVVSFSETTMFFHDGFPSLTKLKLKEVSTIQELVIGKGAMPMLSILAMYDCDSLNTLKVLNGSEHLQEVAIYKMPGIIDNIKLEDEKLFDKIKRLTTPMMVTDRGVVPGHFVRRAGIPHEQHITVASESCFSSMEDAGPGAAKAADDIQVIV